In Desulfatiglans anilini DSM 4660, a single genomic region encodes these proteins:
- a CDS encoding FAD-dependent oxidoreductase — MSQNKTGAVMVVGGGITGMQAALDLADSGYFVYLVERSSSIGGMMSQLDKTFPTNDCAMUIISPKLVEVGRHINIELLTLSEVTDVSGTEGDFRVKVKQHPRYVDLDKCIACGLCAEKCPKKVGNEYDERLVKRKAIYVKYPQAVPLKYAIDDKNCIYLTKGKCRTCEKVCPAGAINYEDKGRDLDLQVGSILLALGGQVFDPAVHDTYGYAKHPNIVTSLEFERILSSSGPYGGHLVRPLDHKEPKKIAWLQCVGSRDEHLGAKGYCSGVCCTYAIKEAMLAKEHSKEGLDTTIFYIDIRTYGKDFERYYNRAKDQMGVRFIKSRITNITPLEDGRLLLRYVDEAGKRIEEDFDIVVLSVGLEANPESAELAARFGVKLDHYNFASTSSFAPVESSRPGVYVCGVCQGPKDIPTSVVDSSAAAGVAGSRLTEARWSLTKTKEIPKEIDIRGEPTRIGVFVCCCGTNIAGTVDVPSVVEFAKGLPGVAYAEQNMFSCSQDTQDKMRQVIEEQHLNRVVVAACTPKTHEPLFQETLTNAGINKYLFEMANIRNQCSWVHKDDPDAATAKAKDLVRMAVAKVALLEPLPEPKLQITPSALIIGGGIAGMAAARNLADQGYDTYLVEKTGALGGNAIHLHETWRGEDIQAQLAKMIEATRSNERIQVFLNSQITQVDGFVGNFRTTIRTNGEDQVLEHGVTIFASGASEYKPDQYLYGQDPRVMTGLELQQRFIDQDPELEKADTAVFVQCVGSRIPERPYCSKVCCTQSIKSALKLKDINPRMDIFIVYRDMRPYGLREDLYREARTRGIHFVRYNSEKGLDVAVKDNKLSVGFIDRVLRRPMEIQPDFLVLASAVVPEKESPLAQFYKVSQNDDGFYAEAHVKLRPVDFATDGVFVCGLAHAPKPIDESITQAQAAAARAVTLLSAKIIPVSGTVAQVDPNFCSQCGVCVTICPYSAPRFNEKTGKAEIQSELCKGCGLCAASCRSGAIHLKGFDTSQIMAMIDQAG, encoded by the coding sequence ATGTCACAGAATAAAACCGGCGCTGTGATGGTCGTTGGGGGTGGCATAACGGGGATGCAGGCCGCGCTTGACCTGGCCGATTCCGGTTATTTCGTTTACCTGGTCGAGAGATCCAGTTCCATCGGCGGCATGATGTCCCAGCTGGACAAGACCTTCCCGACCAACGATTGCGCCATGTGAATTATCTCTCCCAAACTGGTCGAGGTCGGCCGGCATATCAATATCGAACTGTTGACCCTCTCCGAGGTTACAGACGTCTCGGGGACTGAAGGGGATTTCCGCGTCAAGGTCAAACAGCACCCGAGGTACGTGGACCTTGACAAGTGCATCGCCTGCGGGCTGTGCGCCGAAAAATGCCCCAAAAAGGTGGGCAACGAATACGACGAGCGGCTGGTCAAGCGCAAAGCCATCTATGTCAAATACCCGCAGGCGGTGCCGCTCAAATACGCGATCGACGACAAGAACTGCATCTATCTGACGAAGGGCAAGTGCAGGACCTGTGAAAAGGTCTGCCCGGCCGGGGCGATCAACTACGAGGACAAAGGCAGAGACCTCGACCTGCAGGTCGGCTCCATCCTCCTCGCGCTCGGCGGCCAGGTCTTCGACCCAGCGGTCCACGATACTTACGGCTACGCCAAACACCCCAACATCGTGACGAGCCTCGAGTTCGAGCGGATCCTCTCTTCGTCCGGCCCTTACGGCGGCCATCTGGTCAGGCCCCTGGACCACAAGGAGCCGAAGAAGATCGCCTGGCTGCAGTGCGTCGGGTCCCGGGACGAGCACCTGGGGGCGAAGGGGTACTGCTCCGGCGTCTGCTGCACCTACGCCATCAAAGAGGCGATGCTCGCCAAGGAGCACAGCAAGGAAGGGCTCGACACGACCATCTTCTATATCGACATCCGGACCTATGGGAAGGATTTCGAGCGCTATTACAACCGCGCCAAGGATCAGATGGGCGTGCGCTTCATCAAGTCCAGGATCACCAACATCACGCCCCTCGAAGACGGACGCCTCCTGCTCCGTTATGTGGACGAAGCCGGCAAACGGATCGAGGAGGACTTCGACATCGTGGTCCTGTCGGTGGGCCTCGAGGCCAATCCGGAATCGGCGGAGCTCGCCGCCCGGTTCGGGGTCAAGCTGGACCACTACAACTTCGCCAGCACCAGCAGCTTCGCCCCGGTTGAAAGCTCGCGCCCGGGCGTTTACGTCTGCGGTGTCTGTCAAGGCCCGAAGGACATCCCCACCTCCGTCGTGGATTCCAGTGCAGCGGCCGGGGTGGCCGGCAGCCGGCTCACCGAGGCGCGCTGGTCTCTGACGAAGACCAAAGAGATCCCGAAAGAGATCGACATCCGCGGCGAGCCGACCCGTATCGGGGTGTTCGTGTGCTGCTGCGGCACCAATATCGCCGGGACGGTTGATGTTCCTTCCGTCGTCGAGTTCGCCAAGGGGCTTCCGGGCGTCGCCTACGCCGAACAGAACATGTTCAGCTGCTCCCAGGACACCCAGGACAAAATGCGGCAGGTGATCGAGGAACAGCACCTCAACCGCGTGGTGGTCGCCGCCTGCACACCCAAGACGCACGAGCCGCTCTTCCAGGAGACGCTGACCAACGCGGGCATCAACAAATATCTGTTCGAGATGGCCAATATCCGGAATCAGTGCTCCTGGGTCCACAAGGACGACCCGGACGCCGCCACGGCCAAGGCCAAGGACCTGGTCAGGATGGCCGTCGCGAAGGTCGCCCTCCTCGAACCCCTTCCCGAACCGAAGCTCCAGATCACCCCGTCGGCCCTGATCATCGGCGGGGGAATCGCCGGCATGGCCGCCGCACGCAATCTGGCCGATCAGGGATACGATACGTACCTGGTCGAGAAGACCGGCGCGCTCGGCGGGAATGCCATCCATCTGCACGAGACCTGGAGAGGGGAAGACATTCAGGCCCAGCTCGCCAAGATGATCGAAGCCACCCGGTCCAACGAGCGGATCCAGGTCTTCCTCAACTCCCAGATCACGCAGGTCGACGGGTTTGTCGGGAATTTCCGCACCACCATCCGGACGAACGGCGAAGACCAGGTCCTGGAACACGGCGTAACGATCTTCGCTTCAGGGGCCTCCGAGTACAAGCCCGACCAGTATCTCTACGGGCAGGACCCCCGCGTCATGACGGGGCTTGAACTCCAACAGCGTTTCATCGATCAGGACCCGGAACTCGAAAAGGCCGACACGGCGGTCTTCGTCCAGTGCGTGGGCTCCCGCATCCCCGAGCGCCCCTACTGCTCGAAGGTCTGCTGCACCCAGTCCATCAAGAGCGCCCTCAAGCTGAAGGACATCAATCCACGGATGGACATCTTCATTGTCTACCGGGATATGCGCCCTTACGGACTGCGCGAAGACCTCTACCGGGAGGCGCGCACCCGCGGCATCCACTTTGTGCGCTACAACTCCGAGAAGGGCCTGGATGTGGCCGTCAAAGACAATAAGCTCTCGGTCGGCTTCATCGACCGCGTCCTGCGGCGCCCCATGGAGATCCAGCCGGACTTCCTGGTGCTCGCCTCGGCCGTGGTTCCCGAAAAGGAAAGCCCGCTCGCCCAGTTCTACAAGGTTTCCCAGAACGATGACGGATTCTACGCCGAGGCCCACGTCAAGCTGCGTCCGGTGGATTTCGCCACGGACGGGGTGTTCGTTTGCGGGCTCGCCCATGCGCCCAAACCGATCGACGAATCCATCACCCAGGCCCAGGCGGCCGCCGCCCGGGCAGTCACCCTGCTCTCCGCGAAGATCATCCCGGTCAGCGGCACGGTCGCCCAGGTCGACCCGAACTTCTGCAGCCAGTGCGGCGTCTGCGTGACCATCTGCCCCTACTCGGCCCCCCGGTTCAACGAGAAGACCGGCAAGGCCGAAATCCAGTCGGAGCTTTGCAAGGGCTGCGGTCTGTGCGCCGCCTCCTGCCGGTCGGGGGCCATTCACCTCAAGGGATTCGACACCTCGCAGATCATGGCCATGATCGACCAGGCCGGTTGA
- a CDS encoding CoB--CoM heterodisulfide reductase iron-sulfur subunit B family protein produces MNFAFFLGCNIPARVPQYETASRAVLARLGVELRDFREFNCCGYPLRNIDEMAFLVSSAKNLALAEQAGLDMLTLCKCCYGTLRKAQYTLRGDEDLKRDVNRILDREGLHYEGKTEIKHLLPFLHREIGIKTLKDTLKTSFKGLSIAAHYGCHALRPSEVTQFDDPVAPTLFEELVKLLGAKPVDWPTRLECCGAPLLGINDRVSLDLTRKKLRDGKKAGADFLCTACPWCQQQFDTVQQTIVSHNGNKEYLASILYPQLLGLCMGIDAETLGIKRNKIDISGVTSFFDTGKEE; encoded by the coding sequence ATGAACTTTGCATTTTTCCTAGGCTGCAACATCCCGGCCCGTGTTCCACAATACGAGACGGCTTCACGCGCCGTCCTGGCGCGCCTCGGGGTCGAACTCCGGGATTTCCGCGAATTCAACTGCTGCGGCTACCCGCTGCGCAATATCGACGAGATGGCCTTTCTGGTCTCCTCCGCCAAGAACCTGGCCCTCGCCGAACAGGCCGGTCTGGACATGCTGACCCTGTGCAAGTGCTGCTACGGTACGCTCAGGAAGGCCCAATACACCCTCCGGGGGGATGAAGACCTCAAACGCGACGTCAACCGGATCCTGGACCGGGAGGGTCTCCATTACGAGGGCAAGACCGAGATCAAACATCTTCTGCCTTTTCTGCACCGCGAGATCGGCATCAAAACGCTCAAAGACACCCTGAAGACCAGCTTCAAGGGACTCAGCATCGCCGCCCACTACGGCTGTCACGCCCTGCGCCCGAGCGAGGTCACCCAGTTCGACGATCCGGTCGCTCCCACCCTTTTCGAAGAGCTCGTGAAACTGCTCGGAGCCAAACCGGTCGACTGGCCGACGCGCCTCGAGTGCTGCGGTGCCCCGCTTCTGGGCATCAATGATCGCGTGTCGCTCGATCTGACGCGCAAGAAACTGCGGGACGGAAAAAAGGCCGGAGCCGACTTTCTCTGCACGGCCTGTCCCTGGTGCCAGCAGCAGTTCGACACGGTCCAGCAGACGATCGTTTCCCATAACGGCAACAAGGAATATCTCGCTTCGATCCTTTATCCACAACTGCTCGGGCTCTGCATGGGCATCGATGCCGAGACGCTCGGGATCAAGCGGAACAAGATCGACATCAGCGGTGTCACGTCTTTTTTCGATACCGGCAAAGAGGAGTAA
- a CDS encoding 4Fe-4S dicluster domain-containing protein, with product MFFTVSLYTSLAIFLIGLIYKIGTWFTRQVGMGGKSFSTGERIGAAMKGILAVLFSARMGTLIKAFLVDVLWQQRILKEDTLRWVMHMLIFWGFTLLLLMHALGSILTVAVFPDYASTLNPYMFLRNLFGAMVVVGVAIAVYRRFILKVPRLRTSGMDKYAILIVAVIILSGIFLEAVKITSHSDFMRMVEDYADSTDPEDVRPLESYWVEHFGVVSPGVKPPFDAETLADGGDMHEMSCAACHSAPQWAFTGYPLAKLISPIALGLDRAGAGTFLWYIHLWACFFGLAYLPFSKMFHLFATPVSLLANAVMDPATSDPANVATRQVMELDACTHCGTCSLRCSAAGAFAAIGNECILPSEKMAVLKKWASRKTLSPEENRALIEGIWVCTSCDRCTVVCPSGINLREMWLNLREVQFEKGYADPVVLSPLSYVVGMFRKGLVSDDYPEPSESAKRRLVLDFEALKAQNRPIALHAPASGKAAALSRANTFSYCFGCQNCTTVCPVVGSCEEPEKALGLLPHQIMCSLGLGLVDMAAGSRMIWDCLTCYQCQEHCPQNVRVTDILYELKHVAIRNQEKSAGKSGAISQAA from the coding sequence ATGTTTTTCACCGTCTCGCTCTATACCTCTTTGGCCATTTTTCTCATCGGCCTGATTTACAAGATCGGCACATGGTTCACCCGTCAGGTGGGCATGGGCGGGAAGAGCTTCTCGACCGGCGAGCGCATCGGAGCCGCCATGAAAGGCATCCTGGCGGTCCTGTTCAGCGCCAGGATGGGAACCCTGATCAAGGCCTTCCTTGTCGACGTCCTCTGGCAGCAGCGCATCCTCAAGGAAGACACCCTGCGCTGGGTCATGCACATGCTGATCTTCTGGGGATTCACGCTGCTCCTGCTGATGCACGCCCTCGGAAGCATCCTGACCGTCGCGGTTTTCCCGGATTACGCCTCGACCCTCAATCCCTACATGTTCCTGAGAAACCTCTTCGGCGCCATGGTCGTGGTCGGCGTGGCCATCGCCGTCTACCGGCGGTTCATCCTCAAGGTGCCCCGCCTCAGGACCAGCGGGATGGATAAATATGCCATCCTCATCGTCGCCGTCATCATCCTTTCGGGGATCTTCCTCGAGGCGGTCAAGATCACGTCTCACTCCGACTTCATGCGCATGGTGGAGGACTATGCCGACTCGACCGACCCGGAGGACGTCAGGCCGCTCGAGAGCTACTGGGTCGAACATTTCGGCGTCGTCTCCCCTGGCGTCAAGCCGCCCTTCGACGCCGAGACCCTTGCCGACGGCGGGGATATGCACGAAATGAGCTGCGCGGCATGCCACTCCGCGCCGCAGTGGGCCTTCACCGGATATCCGCTGGCGAAGCTCATCAGCCCCATCGCCCTCGGCCTGGACCGGGCCGGCGCGGGCACCTTCCTCTGGTACATCCATTTGTGGGCATGCTTCTTCGGTCTGGCCTATCTGCCTTTCAGCAAGATGTTTCACCTTTTTGCCACACCGGTCAGCCTGCTGGCCAACGCCGTGATGGACCCCGCAACGTCCGATCCGGCCAACGTCGCCACCCGCCAGGTGATGGAGCTCGATGCCTGTACGCACTGCGGCACCTGCAGTCTGCGCTGTTCGGCCGCCGGGGCCTTCGCCGCCATCGGGAACGAATGCATCCTCCCGTCCGAAAAAATGGCCGTGCTCAAGAAATGGGCTTCCCGTAAGACCCTCAGCCCCGAGGAGAACCGGGCGTTGATCGAAGGCATCTGGGTCTGCACGAGCTGCGACCGCTGCACCGTCGTCTGCCCCTCCGGCATCAACCTGAGGGAGATGTGGCTCAACCTCCGGGAGGTGCAGTTCGAGAAAGGCTACGCCGACCCGGTCGTGCTCTCTCCGCTGTCTTACGTCGTCGGGATGTTCCGCAAAGGCCTCGTCTCCGACGATTATCCGGAGCCGAGCGAATCGGCCAAGAGGCGGCTTGTCCTGGATTTCGAGGCCCTGAAGGCCCAGAACCGCCCCATCGCCCTCCATGCGCCGGCATCGGGCAAAGCGGCGGCACTGAGCCGCGCAAACACTTTCAGCTACTGCTTCGGATGCCAGAACTGCACCACGGTCTGCCCGGTCGTCGGCAGCTGCGAAGAACCCGAAAAGGCCCTTGGGCTCCTGCCGCATCAGATCATGTGCTCCCTCGGGCTGGGCCTCGTCGATATGGCTGCCGGTTCCCGCATGATCTGGGATTGCCTGACCTGTTATCAGTGTCAAGAGCACTGCCCCCAGAACGTGCGGGTTACGGATATCCTGTATGAACTGAAGCATGTGGCGATCCGCAATCAGGAGAAATCCGCCGGAAAGTCCGGGGCCATAAGCCAGGCCGCCTGA
- a CDS encoding radical SAM protein: MIGIDITYRALYDECRLCPRDCRVDRSVRRGVCGEADTLRVAYVGPHFGEEPPISGESGSGTVFFTGCAVRCSFCQNHQISRGGLGEALTAEDLAGRIIDMAVRHRVHNINFVTPDHFFPDVFEVVSICRDRRGVRLPLVYNLSGYQQIESLQQAEPFADVYLPDFKYSDSELARKLSRCPDYPGKALDAVAEMIRQKGFLDSFETDGAPAGKGVLVRHLILPGEVENSMDALTMLFLEFGDRLPLSLMSQYHPVTPQAHAPLNRRLSKDEFDRVFDHALALGFRNLFVQFPEEVPAGGEGFSWRPLVPDFTAEEPFAPILG; the protein is encoded by the coding sequence ATGATCGGGATCGACATAACTTACAGGGCCCTGTACGACGAATGCCGTCTTTGCCCGCGCGACTGCAGGGTGGACCGCTCGGTCCGACGGGGGGTTTGCGGAGAGGCCGACACCCTGCGGGTGGCCTATGTCGGGCCGCATTTCGGCGAGGAGCCGCCGATCAGCGGGGAAAGCGGATCGGGCACCGTCTTTTTCACCGGCTGTGCCGTGCGCTGCAGCTTCTGTCAAAATCATCAGATCTCCCGCGGAGGTTTGGGGGAGGCGCTCACGGCAGAGGATCTGGCGGGGCGGATCATCGATATGGCGGTGCGGCACCGTGTGCACAATATCAATTTTGTCACGCCCGACCATTTTTTCCCCGATGTCTTCGAGGTCGTGTCGATCTGCCGGGATAGAAGGGGAGTCCGTCTACCTCTGGTATACAACCTCTCGGGGTATCAGCAGATCGAGTCGCTGCAGCAGGCGGAGCCTTTTGCGGATGTCTACCTGCCGGATTTCAAGTATTCGGATTCGGAACTCGCGCGCAAACTGTCGCGGTGTCCGGATTATCCGGGGAAGGCTTTGGATGCGGTCGCCGAGATGATCCGGCAGAAGGGATTTCTGGATTCGTTTGAAACGGATGGCGCGCCGGCCGGCAAGGGCGTGCTGGTCCGGCACCTGATCCTCCCCGGGGAGGTGGAAAATTCGATGGACGCCTTGACCATGCTTTTCCTGGAATTTGGTGACAGGCTCCCTCTGAGTTTGATGTCGCAGTACCACCCCGTGACCCCCCAGGCCCACGCCCCCCTCAACCGCCGGCTGTCCAAGGATGAGTTCGACCGGGTCTTCGATCACGCGCTCGCCCTGGGATTCAGAAACCTGTTCGTACAGTTCCCTGAGGAGGTTCCGGCGGGGGGGGAAGGATTCTCATGGAGACCGCTGGTCCCCGATTTCACCGCCGAGGAGCCTTTCGCCCCCATCCTCGGCTAG
- a CDS encoding (Fe-S)-binding protein, which produces MEALTPLYEVNEALVAMGAEKLNLCMQCGMCAGSCPWRIVDGPFNIRKMIRMAQLGVEGYESDDILFGCTTCNKCVLKCPRGVTIIDIVKAMRGMMVEAGSLPGVLKTATGSVHSQGNPWSEPREKRVQWMSGLDIPQFDGSQEYFLFVCCTSTIDARSQKIAKAMVKVLKAAGVSFGVIGEEENCCAESVRKIGDEELFTKTAEKNIKLYSEKGVKKVITTSPHCFYTFSKEYPEFGADFEVMHYTQFLAKLLEEGKIKLSKTLDTTVTYHDPCYLGRHSEVYDEPRALISAATGGKLVEMKRIRKDSLCCGAGGGRLWMETPPEWRFSDLRIHEACETGAKILATACPYCISMLEDSRKTTNKEDEIEIKDISELIAEAL; this is translated from the coding sequence ATGGAAGCATTAACCCCGCTGTATGAAGTCAATGAGGCCCTCGTGGCGATGGGGGCCGAGAAACTCAATCTCTGTATGCAGTGCGGCATGTGCGCCGGGTCCTGTCCGTGGCGGATCGTCGACGGGCCGTTCAATATCCGCAAGATGATTCGCATGGCGCAACTCGGCGTGGAAGGCTACGAATCGGATGACATTCTTTTTGGCTGCACGACCTGCAACAAGTGCGTTTTGAAATGCCCCAGGGGCGTCACCATTATCGACATCGTCAAGGCCATGCGCGGTATGATGGTCGAGGCCGGCTCGCTCCCGGGCGTCCTCAAGACCGCCACCGGAAGTGTCCACAGCCAGGGCAACCCATGGTCCGAACCACGTGAAAAGCGCGTGCAGTGGATGAGCGGACTCGATATCCCGCAGTTCGACGGCAGCCAGGAATACTTCCTGTTCGTCTGCTGCACCTCCACGATCGACGCGCGCAGCCAGAAGATCGCCAAGGCTATGGTGAAGGTGCTCAAGGCGGCCGGGGTCTCCTTCGGCGTGATCGGCGAGGAGGAGAACTGCTGCGCGGAATCGGTCCGCAAGATCGGCGACGAAGAGCTTTTCACGAAGACGGCCGAGAAAAACATCAAGCTTTACAGCGAAAAGGGCGTCAAAAAGGTCATCACCACCTCCCCCCATTGTTTTTATACGTTTTCCAAGGAATACCCGGAATTCGGCGCGGATTTCGAGGTGATGCATTACACGCAATTCCTGGCGAAGCTTCTGGAAGAAGGCAAGATCAAGCTGTCCAAGACCCTGGACACCACGGTCACCTATCATGATCCTTGCTATCTCGGCCGGCACAGCGAGGTGTACGACGAGCCGAGGGCTCTCATCTCCGCGGCGACCGGCGGAAAGCTCGTCGAGATGAAGCGCATCCGAAAAGACAGTCTGTGCTGCGGCGCCGGCGGCGGGCGGCTTTGGATGGAAACCCCGCCCGAGTGGCGTTTTTCGGACCTGAGGATCCACGAGGCGTGCGAGACCGGGGCCAAGATCCTCGCGACAGCCTGTCCTTACTGCATCTCCATGCTCGAGGACAGCCGCAAGACCACCAACAAGGAAGATGAAATCGAGATCAAGGATATCTCCGAGCTGATTGCCGAAGCGCTCTAA
- the larC gene encoding nickel pincer cofactor biosynthesis protein LarC — translation MKTAYFDCYAGVSGDMFIGSLLDAGLPFEELQAALETLPLEGYRLAMREERRQGIRGTRFLVEMLQHEHAHRRLGDVRRIIHSSALSDWAKGAAEAVFEILARAEGKVHGLSPDAVTFHEVGAVDSIVDIVGGVFGVESLGIESIQASPLPLGRGFTSSAHGRLPLPAPATLEILAGLEVRDAGTETETVTPTGAALLKALASSWGPMPAMRIQRIGYGAGSRDLPDRPNCLRVLIGDAAVAGDAETVLMLETNLDDASPEFMGYMMERLFGAGALDVVFFPVQMKKNRPGTQVQVMAHPVRKDDLTRILFEESLTLGVRVRMCEREVLERDLVTVESPWGPLQVKRVKDPGGRRRLVPEYEACRAVAVSRRVPLRDVYAWVTGLGDSGL, via the coding sequence ATGAAAACGGCCTATTTCGACTGCTATGCCGGTGTCAGCGGCGACATGTTCATCGGTTCGCTGCTGGATGCTGGTCTGCCCTTCGAGGAGCTCCAGGCGGCGCTCGAAACGCTACCGCTTGAGGGATACCGCCTGGCCATGCGCGAAGAACGGCGCCAGGGGATCCGGGGAACGCGCTTTCTGGTGGAGATGCTCCAGCATGAGCACGCCCATCGGCGTTTGGGGGACGTCCGTCGCATCATCCACAGCTCCGCCCTGAGTGATTGGGCGAAGGGCGCCGCGGAGGCGGTCTTCGAGATCCTGGCCCGGGCGGAGGGGAAGGTCCACGGGCTTTCTCCGGATGCGGTGACCTTCCACGAGGTCGGAGCGGTCGATTCGATTGTGGATATCGTGGGCGGTGTGTTCGGGGTCGAATCTCTGGGCATCGAAAGCATACAAGCCTCACCCCTGCCGCTCGGTCGTGGATTTACCTCGTCGGCCCACGGGAGGCTGCCTTTGCCCGCACCCGCCACCCTCGAGATCCTGGCAGGCCTGGAGGTGAGGGACGCCGGCACGGAGACGGAGACGGTGACCCCGACCGGGGCGGCACTGCTCAAAGCCCTGGCTTCATCCTGGGGCCCGATGCCTGCCATGCGCATCCAGCGGATAGGGTACGGTGCCGGCTCGCGGGATCTGCCGGACAGACCGAATTGCCTGAGGGTGCTCATCGGAGATGCGGCGGTTGCCGGAGATGCCGAGACCGTCCTCATGCTCGAAACGAACCTCGACGATGCGAGCCCGGAGTTTATGGGCTACATGATGGAGAGGCTTTTCGGCGCCGGAGCGCTGGATGTGGTGTTCTTCCCTGTGCAGATGAAGAAGAACCGTCCTGGGACGCAGGTGCAGGTCATGGCGCATCCGGTCCGGAAAGACGACCTGACCCGTATTCTGTTCGAAGAGAGTCTCACGCTCGGGGTCCGGGTTCGGATGTGCGAGCGAGAGGTGCTCGAGCGGGATCTCGTGACGGTTGAGAGCCCCTGGGGGCCCCTCCAGGTCAAACGCGTCAAGGATCCGGGAGGCCGCAGGAGGCTTGTGCCGGAATACGAGGCTTGCCGGGCGGTGGCTGTGAGCCGGCGGGTCCCCTTGAGAGACGTCTATGCCTGGGTGACGGGACTGGGGGATTCCGGCCTGTGA
- a CDS encoding phosphatidylglycerophosphatase A family protein translates to MSTDRSDTLTPAAAFKIASLSGKAALVLSTWFGSGLAPVASGTFGTLAALPLAYLVSLAGGAGGVLATLALIGLAFWSSERTRRLLRKDDPSPVVIDEVAGTLVTLFLVPPSWLGWIAGFFLFRFFDILKPYPIRRLERLKGGLGIVADDLLAGVYARVVLGLILWLVPSA, encoded by the coding sequence ATGTCCACAGACCGATCTGATACCTTGACTCCCGCAGCCGCGTTCAAGATCGCCTCTCTTTCGGGCAAGGCGGCCCTCGTCCTGTCGACCTGGTTCGGAAGCGGCCTTGCCCCGGTTGCCTCGGGAACCTTCGGAACCCTGGCGGCTTTGCCTCTGGCCTACCTGGTGAGCCTTGCGGGAGGCGCAGGAGGGGTGCTGGCGACGCTCGCCCTGATCGGGCTGGCATTCTGGTCCTCGGAGAGGACGCGGCGGCTGCTCCGAAAGGATGATCCTTCGCCCGTGGTGATCGATGAGGTCGCGGGGACCCTGGTGACCCTCTTTCTGGTCCCGCCTTCCTGGCTGGGTTGGATCGCCGGTTTTTTCCTGTTTCGTTTCTTCGACATCCTCAAGCCTTATCCGATCAGGCGGCTCGAGAGGTTGAAGGGCGGCTTGGGGATTGTCGCCGATGATCTCCTGGCGGGGGTGTATGCCCGGGTCGTGCTCGGCCTGATCCTGTGGCTGGTGCCTTCCGCGTGA